TGGATTTTCACATATCtgtgatattactgccttttttaCAGTTGTTTATTTCAAAGAAAAACAGAATATAAGCATATTACctaaatatatattgtatctttCGACATTTGTGATGAAAGCTCAGATTTGCACATATAGCTAGTGCTGGTATTATGATGAATATAGCAGAAATGTATTAATAGAagccatttttattattataaaatattatacaatAAGTAGATGAGTTTTATTTCAGTAAGCCAGGTATGTTGTAAAATCCAAAATATACATGCTTTTTATACGGACTAAGCATATTAATGTGAAAGGCTTTGATCTTTCCATACAATGACTTTTATGTCCAGTTTAATGGATTTTGGGGTGGCGACTTAATCTGACACCATTCACATTGGTTCATTTTGctgtatacacattacagcagggtCTGCAGACATTTTGTATATACAGCTATATTCAAGCAACTCATAGTATAGAACTAAACAATTCTAGTGCTCATGGTTTCGGCTGGTGTATCCCAGTGTATCTCCAATTGGGTAGTGAGCAAAGAAAGTACGAGCCATGTCATTGATCCTGTCATATGCTCCCAGGCTACGGAAATGCTCAACATACTGCCAGAAGTCTGAGGTTGAAAAGGGCCAGTAGGGATGGGCAGGAGCCTCTTCATATGGGTCTGAAAATAAGagcaaaacaatgtatatatagTTAATTCATAAAGTAGCTATGATTATATTTTCACATTCTTATCTTTTGTTATATCAATTATTTACCTTAATTTACACACACACTAGAAGCTTTACAAAAAACAATATTGTAGAGCTGCAATaactaatcgataataatcgattatgaaaatagttgtcaacgaatatcATAaccgattagttggtttgcaattagttggtctgcgcAAAGCACCAGCTGCGTCAcgccaatgagctcctgcacatggtattttgttttatggttatgcccttagcctaaaggacgtctacagacgtttacttttcactttttcaggacagtataagttggcttatgtgcaaccaagaaataaaatattagtcatcatttggattgtttatattaaatcaaataatttgggactatgcttagcatgatatagtgccgagcttgttatttataccaagccctagattgatgggatttgttatttgaattgatgtgcactattatctgtttatacaattattagcagatcgcttgctattgctgattatatctactctatagataaatgtgtacggctttgttcttttgtttgatatatatcaagtccttagcacttttgactcttttgtttttttttatattttaattaattgtaatgtgtaccaaattcaacctctataagtatatatctgttattttaagagcggactaaaTATTTTTTCCCTaatcttatagctggttatttaccattgcatatagatagtcaagatatttttatgttataatgaagtccaggcttactttgttaagaggccccttgcattggtggagagttaacaaagataaatatcccaacttggtgaaattggcaaaaccttacttatgcatctcaggcacctcaacaccatctgagtgcctcttatcttctgcaggcaaaatagcttgtaaAAAGAGATCCAGTCTCAGCCAGGAGCGTGTGgttatgttgacatttttgcatttcaattaaaAGTTTCTAAAAGGTGGGATatgtgatagtctacctctttctagttctacctcttttgaaaCAGTTGTGGTGTTGTTTttcttaattataaaaattattctGCTGTTTAAAATTTGGatggttgtgttaatgtaaagttgtagtcttatttttatttatccgattagttgattaatcgaaaaaataatccgccgattaatcgattatgaaaataatcgttagttgcaactCTACAATATTGTTTTCTTTCCCAACAAAacatttaatgattcaaatagaacatgggattttaaacaactttccaatgtacttttattgactaatttgttttgttctcttggtgtcctttgttaaaaatgaTACATATGTAGGTTCAGCAGCTGCTTATTGGTAgcagcacataaatgcctcatgttattggctcacccaaagcattcaactagctcccaataatgcattgctgcgtcttcaacaaaggatatcaagataattaaacaTCTTCAATAATATAAGTTTACTGgatagtttaaaattgtatcatcTGCATGGACCATGAAAGAacatgggttttatatccctttaagtaggccTTATTATTTGTttcgttttattatttatttatagtttaaagggatttATAGCTGCAAtaacaacttttttattttcttatcattCTCCTCTAACTTTGCAGTTGTTAAACACATACTCATATTCAAGCAGTAATGTCAGGTTTATGTTCCTTTATGTTCAGTCATGTTTTCAGTTTTAAATACTGATTTCCAAAAGCCTctaatttt
This genomic stretch from Bombina bombina isolate aBomBom1 chromosome 4, aBomBom1.pri, whole genome shotgun sequence harbors:
- the OTOS gene encoding otospiralin codes for the protein MKILLISLCFSCLLLISLIDARPVHEEPDPYEEAPAHPYWPFSTSDFWQYVEHFRSLGAYDRINDMARTFFAHYPIGDTLGYTSRNHEH